A single Ziziphus jujuba cultivar Dongzao chromosome 11, ASM3175591v1 DNA region contains:
- the LOC107431605 gene encoding uncharacterized protein LOC107431605 translates to MAESEIGNDLQETLKPFYQRASQAEDRLSRLEAALASKKDTGNVEHLKTINELQSKLEDAHAQLISEREEGRKLAAENAKLQYRIHHLVRAVRESDQKMEH, encoded by the exons atggcGGAGTCTGAGATTGGTAATGACCTTCAAGAGACCTTGAAGCCCTTCTATCAGAGAGCCTCTCAAGCCGag GATCGTTTGTCAAGACTTGAAGCTGCGCTTGCAAGTAAGAAAG ATACTGGAAATGTGGaacatttgaaaacaattaacgAGCTTCAGTCTAAACTAGAAGATGCACATGCTCAGCTAATTTCAGAACGAGAAGAG GGTCGGAAGCTTGCTGCAGAAAATGCTAAACTTCAATACCGTATTCACCATCTTGTCCGGGCAGTACGGGAGTCCGACCAAAAGATGGAGCATTAA
- the LOC107431571 gene encoding uncharacterized protein LOC107431571 isoform X3, producing the protein MAGDLWDSAINQGSPESSYTMRSGWNCDFYFGHGHDLIEENALNEKSCSEVLRILITKADTEIGELEKDLKCLQVQLAAENEEVYELCCNLLKTRIKCFNMASRSLKINGSIIGAELSMPGRPARKAHEIVKNLLRSNIDKKDQENALSEESFLQVLKILITKANTEIHELEKDLEFLQTELAWAEHEEFSEICCDVLREKIDFLDKSLRSFSSNDDNDIGLQLPMRRKPADNIHEIVEALLQKYLQEREQQPSAVAILDSRSDASAHAIKLLTENREKRKLDSNIIEMEEIKEIEASTESSTSVSSLEIQEKKANNSKTIKPADAIVKVSSSNSLSFASGFFNDMKNSGNFDLKANGDMVIGEQHITPTEENKIGNSSLAHGEKGMLQKANQLSNAVVKHTYRDALKQPAFIYGRNKSSESQLSASRLAKKENCGVKRKLIGFVPQTSQQEGISDSKVPMMNKIDSSNSQSKTEVDVRNLVQIVTKSQHLALTLEDQIGKSTTETEPEEVREPHLGSHKAIVVYDKKSHLNVDVKPKTAMGKKKFQTYTKSVQGRTLSAAEIELQTPISKAKRQPKSDIHDDSAPLSQLIVWKPLKKSVQPDHCTKEHGKMVKKEKEQWHNCEIEFKDPILESKRKRKHASSLPFSAGSNVHASSLPFSAGSNVLAANMDDSVSPSNGTVSGCKALQMVKSSPLAVDSSGWAIVPVPSATFNFADLKVPELKAIAKKRKLKKFHKLKKKDLIELLEHPSCQ; encoded by the exons ATGGCTGGGGATCTGTGGGATTCAGCAATTAATCAAG GTTCACCAGAGAGCAGTTACACCATGCGATCTGGATGGAATTGTGACTTTTACTTTGGTCATGGACATG ATTTGATAGAAGAAAATGCTTTGAATGAGAAATCCTGTTCAGAAGTGTTGAGGATATTGATAACAAAGGCAGATACTGAGATTGGTGAACTTGAAAAGGATCTAAAGTGTCTTCAAGTCCAACTAGCAGCTGAAAATGAAGAGGTTTATGAATTATGCTGCAATCTCTTGAAAACAAGGATTAAATGCTTCAATATGGCAAGCAGGAGCTTGAAAATTAATGGTAGCATCATTGGGGCTGAGTTATCAATGCCTGGAAGACCTGCACGTAAGGCACATGAGATTGTGAAGAATCTTCTTCGAAGTAACATAGATAAGAAAGATCAAGAAAATGCTTTGAGTGAGGAATCTTTTTTGCAAGTATTGAAGATATTAATAACAAAGGCAAATACTGAAATTCATGAACTCGAAAAAGATCTAGAGTTTCTTCAGACTGAACTAGCCTGGGCTGAACATGAAGAATTTTCTGAAATATGCTGTGATGTTTTAAGAGAAAAGATCGATTTCCTTGATAAATCATTAAGGAGCTTCAGCAGTAATGATGATAATGATATTGGGTTGCAATTACCAATGCGTAGAAAGCCTGCAGATAACATACATGAGATAGTGGAGGCTCTTCTGCAAAAGTACCTCCAAGAGAGAGAACAG CAACCTTCAGCAGTTGCTATCTTGGATTCAAGATCAGATGCTTCAGCACATGCAATTAAACTTTTAACTGAGaacagagaaaagagaaaattggACTCAAATATCATTGAAATGGAGGAAATCAAAGAAATTGAAGCTTCCACAGAAAGTAGCACAAGCGTGTCCTCTCTGGAGAttcaagaaaagaaagcaaataatTCTAAAACAATTAAG CCTGCTGATGCTATTGTTAAAGTTTCTAGCTCTAATTCTCTTAGCTTTGCAAGTGGATTCTTCAATGATATGAAAAACTCTGGCAATTTTGATTTGAAAGCGAATGGGGATATGGTAATAGGGGAACAGCATATTACTCCaactgaagaaaataaaatcggCAATTCATCATTAGCTCATGGAGAAAAAGGAATGCTTCAAAAAGCCAATCAG CTCTCAAATGCGGTTGTGAAGCATACCTATCGTGATGCGCTCAAACAACCAGCTTTTATCTATGGGAGGAATAAATCTTCTGAATCCCAATTAAGTGCTTCAAGACtagcaaagaaagaaaactgTGGTGTCAAGCGAAAGCTAATTGGTTTTGTTCCACAAACTTCTCAACAAGAGGGTATCAGTGATTCAAAAGTTCCTATGATGAACAAGATTGATTCTTCAAATTCGCAGTCAAAGACAGAAGTAGATGTAAGAAACCTTGTACAAATTGTGACCAAGAGTCAACATCTTGCGTTGACTTTGGAGGATCAGATAGGGAAAAGTACAACCGAGACTGAACCTGAGGAGGTAAGAGAACCACATCTTGGATCTCATAAGGCTATTGTTGTTTATGACAAGAAGTCCCACTTAAATGTGGACGTGAAACCAAAAACAGCCATGGGGAAGAAGAAATTTCAAACGTATACAAAAAGTGTCCAAGGACGGACTCTCTCAGCGGCAGAGATTGAATTGCAAACACCCATTTCAAAAGCCAAAAGACAACCAAAATCTGACATTCATGATGACAGTGCCCCTTTAAGTCAGCTTATAGTATGGAAGCCTTTAAAGAAGTCGGTTCAGCCTGACCATTGTACCAAAGAGCATGGTAAAATGgtcaaaaaggaaaaggaacaaTGGCacaattgtgagattgaatttaaaGATCCAATCTTAGAGtcgaaaaggaaaaggaaacacGCCTCAAGTTTGCCATTCTCTGCTGGGAGTAATGTACACGCCTCAAGTTTGCCATTCTCTGCTGGGAGTAATGTCTTGGCTGCAAACATGGACGACTCGGTTTCGCCAAGCAATGGAACTGTCAGTGGTTGTAAAGCTCTTCAAATGGTGAAGTCATCTCCCTTGGCTGTTGATAGCAGTGGGTGGGCTATTGTTCCTGTGCCTTCTGCAACATTTAACTTTGCGGACTTGAAAGTACCTGAACTGAAGGCCATTGCAAAGAAACGGAAACTGAAAAAGTTCCATAAGCTTAAAAAGAAGGATCTGATTGAACTCCTTGAGCATCCATCATGTCAGTAA
- the LOC107431571 gene encoding uncharacterized protein LOC107431571 isoform X2, which produces MLKMIKFLVSMAGDLWDSAINQGSPESSYTMRSGWNCDFYFGHGHDLIEENALNEKSCSEVLRILITKADTEIGELEKDLKCLQVQLAAENEEVYELCCNLLKTRIKCFNMASRSLKINGSIIGAELSMPGRPARKAHEIVKNLLRSNIDKKDQENALSEESFLQVLKILITKANTEIHELEKDLEFLQTELAWAEHEEFSEICCDVLREKIDFLDKSLRSFSSNDDNDIGLQLPMRRKPADNIHEIVEALLQKYLQEREQQPSAVAILDSRSDASAHAIKLLTENREKRKLDSNIIEMEEIKEIEASTESSTSVSSLEIQEKKANNSKTIKPADAIVKVSSSNSLSFASGFFNDMKNSGNFDLKANGDMVIGEQHITPTEENKIGNSSLAHGEKGMLQKANQLSNAVVKHTYRDALKQPAFIYGRNKSSESQLSASRLAKKENCGVKRKLIGFVPQTSQQEGISDSKVPMMNKIDSSNSQSKTEVDVRNLVQIVTKSQHLALTLEDQIGKSTTETEPEEVREPHLGSHKAIVVYDKKSHLNVDVKPKTAMGKKKFQTYTKSVQGRTLSAAEIELQTPISKAKRQPKSDIHDDSAPLSQLIVWKPLKKSVQPDHCTKEHGKMVKKEKEQWHNCEIEFKDPILESKRKRKHASSLPFSAGSNVHASSLPFSAGSNVLAANMDDSVSPSNGTVSGCKALQMVKSSPLAVDSSGWAIVPVPSATFNFADLKVPELKAIAKKRKLKKFHKLKKKDLIELLEHPSCQ; this is translated from the exons ATGTTGAAAAT GATAAAGTTCCTTGTATCCATGGCTGGGGATCTGTGGGATTCAGCAATTAATCAAG GTTCACCAGAGAGCAGTTACACCATGCGATCTGGATGGAATTGTGACTTTTACTTTGGTCATGGACATG ATTTGATAGAAGAAAATGCTTTGAATGAGAAATCCTGTTCAGAAGTGTTGAGGATATTGATAACAAAGGCAGATACTGAGATTGGTGAACTTGAAAAGGATCTAAAGTGTCTTCAAGTCCAACTAGCAGCTGAAAATGAAGAGGTTTATGAATTATGCTGCAATCTCTTGAAAACAAGGATTAAATGCTTCAATATGGCAAGCAGGAGCTTGAAAATTAATGGTAGCATCATTGGGGCTGAGTTATCAATGCCTGGAAGACCTGCACGTAAGGCACATGAGATTGTGAAGAATCTTCTTCGAAGTAACATAGATAAGAAAGATCAAGAAAATGCTTTGAGTGAGGAATCTTTTTTGCAAGTATTGAAGATATTAATAACAAAGGCAAATACTGAAATTCATGAACTCGAAAAAGATCTAGAGTTTCTTCAGACTGAACTAGCCTGGGCTGAACATGAAGAATTTTCTGAAATATGCTGTGATGTTTTAAGAGAAAAGATCGATTTCCTTGATAAATCATTAAGGAGCTTCAGCAGTAATGATGATAATGATATTGGGTTGCAATTACCAATGCGTAGAAAGCCTGCAGATAACATACATGAGATAGTGGAGGCTCTTCTGCAAAAGTACCTCCAAGAGAGAGAACAG CAACCTTCAGCAGTTGCTATCTTGGATTCAAGATCAGATGCTTCAGCACATGCAATTAAACTTTTAACTGAGaacagagaaaagagaaaattggACTCAAATATCATTGAAATGGAGGAAATCAAAGAAATTGAAGCTTCCACAGAAAGTAGCACAAGCGTGTCCTCTCTGGAGAttcaagaaaagaaagcaaataatTCTAAAACAATTAAG CCTGCTGATGCTATTGTTAAAGTTTCTAGCTCTAATTCTCTTAGCTTTGCAAGTGGATTCTTCAATGATATGAAAAACTCTGGCAATTTTGATTTGAAAGCGAATGGGGATATGGTAATAGGGGAACAGCATATTACTCCaactgaagaaaataaaatcggCAATTCATCATTAGCTCATGGAGAAAAAGGAATGCTTCAAAAAGCCAATCAG CTCTCAAATGCGGTTGTGAAGCATACCTATCGTGATGCGCTCAAACAACCAGCTTTTATCTATGGGAGGAATAAATCTTCTGAATCCCAATTAAGTGCTTCAAGACtagcaaagaaagaaaactgTGGTGTCAAGCGAAAGCTAATTGGTTTTGTTCCACAAACTTCTCAACAAGAGGGTATCAGTGATTCAAAAGTTCCTATGATGAACAAGATTGATTCTTCAAATTCGCAGTCAAAGACAGAAGTAGATGTAAGAAACCTTGTACAAATTGTGACCAAGAGTCAACATCTTGCGTTGACTTTGGAGGATCAGATAGGGAAAAGTACAACCGAGACTGAACCTGAGGAGGTAAGAGAACCACATCTTGGATCTCATAAGGCTATTGTTGTTTATGACAAGAAGTCCCACTTAAATGTGGACGTGAAACCAAAAACAGCCATGGGGAAGAAGAAATTTCAAACGTATACAAAAAGTGTCCAAGGACGGACTCTCTCAGCGGCAGAGATTGAATTGCAAACACCCATTTCAAAAGCCAAAAGACAACCAAAATCTGACATTCATGATGACAGTGCCCCTTTAAGTCAGCTTATAGTATGGAAGCCTTTAAAGAAGTCGGTTCAGCCTGACCATTGTACCAAAGAGCATGGTAAAATGgtcaaaaaggaaaaggaacaaTGGCacaattgtgagattgaatttaaaGATCCAATCTTAGAGtcgaaaaggaaaaggaaacacGCCTCAAGTTTGCCATTCTCTGCTGGGAGTAATGTACACGCCTCAAGTTTGCCATTCTCTGCTGGGAGTAATGTCTTGGCTGCAAACATGGACGACTCGGTTTCGCCAAGCAATGGAACTGTCAGTGGTTGTAAAGCTCTTCAAATGGTGAAGTCATCTCCCTTGGCTGTTGATAGCAGTGGGTGGGCTATTGTTCCTGTGCCTTCTGCAACATTTAACTTTGCGGACTTGAAAGTACCTGAACTGAAGGCCATTGCAAAGAAACGGAAACTGAAAAAGTTCCATAAGCTTAAAAAGAAGGATCTGATTGAACTCCTTGAGCATCCATCATGTCAGTAA
- the LOC107431571 gene encoding uncharacterized protein LOC107431571 isoform X1 encodes MVEFTKLAPQKPDICLSLSLTVTVCLLSVKEEKGRFVAFSRSLFAALARIGIIRRRVSITLSLPLRFKKATFLRIKFLVSMAGDLWDSAINQGSPESSYTMRSGWNCDFYFGHGHDLIEENALNEKSCSEVLRILITKADTEIGELEKDLKCLQVQLAAENEEVYELCCNLLKTRIKCFNMASRSLKINGSIIGAELSMPGRPARKAHEIVKNLLRSNIDKKDQENALSEESFLQVLKILITKANTEIHELEKDLEFLQTELAWAEHEEFSEICCDVLREKIDFLDKSLRSFSSNDDNDIGLQLPMRRKPADNIHEIVEALLQKYLQEREQQPSAVAILDSRSDASAHAIKLLTENREKRKLDSNIIEMEEIKEIEASTESSTSVSSLEIQEKKANNSKTIKPADAIVKVSSSNSLSFASGFFNDMKNSGNFDLKANGDMVIGEQHITPTEENKIGNSSLAHGEKGMLQKANQLSNAVVKHTYRDALKQPAFIYGRNKSSESQLSASRLAKKENCGVKRKLIGFVPQTSQQEGISDSKVPMMNKIDSSNSQSKTEVDVRNLVQIVTKSQHLALTLEDQIGKSTTETEPEEVREPHLGSHKAIVVYDKKSHLNVDVKPKTAMGKKKFQTYTKSVQGRTLSAAEIELQTPISKAKRQPKSDIHDDSAPLSQLIVWKPLKKSVQPDHCTKEHGKMVKKEKEQWHNCEIEFKDPILESKRKRKHASSLPFSAGSNVHASSLPFSAGSNVLAANMDDSVSPSNGTVSGCKALQMVKSSPLAVDSSGWAIVPVPSATFNFADLKVPELKAIAKKRKLKKFHKLKKKDLIELLEHPSCQ; translated from the exons ATGGTCGAATTTACCAAGTTAGCCCCTCAAAAACCAGACAtttgcctctctctctctctcacagtgACTGTCTGTCTTCTCTCTGTGAAAGAAGAAAAGGGCAGGTTCGTCGCTTTCAGTCGCAGCCTTTTTGCT GCACTCGCTCGGATTGGAATCATTCGGAGAAGAGTTTCCATCACTCTCTCATTGCCACTGCGGTTCAAGAAAGCTACATTCTTAAG GATAAAGTTCCTTGTATCCATGGCTGGGGATCTGTGGGATTCAGCAATTAATCAAG GTTCACCAGAGAGCAGTTACACCATGCGATCTGGATGGAATTGTGACTTTTACTTTGGTCATGGACATG ATTTGATAGAAGAAAATGCTTTGAATGAGAAATCCTGTTCAGAAGTGTTGAGGATATTGATAACAAAGGCAGATACTGAGATTGGTGAACTTGAAAAGGATCTAAAGTGTCTTCAAGTCCAACTAGCAGCTGAAAATGAAGAGGTTTATGAATTATGCTGCAATCTCTTGAAAACAAGGATTAAATGCTTCAATATGGCAAGCAGGAGCTTGAAAATTAATGGTAGCATCATTGGGGCTGAGTTATCAATGCCTGGAAGACCTGCACGTAAGGCACATGAGATTGTGAAGAATCTTCTTCGAAGTAACATAGATAAGAAAGATCAAGAAAATGCTTTGAGTGAGGAATCTTTTTTGCAAGTATTGAAGATATTAATAACAAAGGCAAATACTGAAATTCATGAACTCGAAAAAGATCTAGAGTTTCTTCAGACTGAACTAGCCTGGGCTGAACATGAAGAATTTTCTGAAATATGCTGTGATGTTTTAAGAGAAAAGATCGATTTCCTTGATAAATCATTAAGGAGCTTCAGCAGTAATGATGATAATGATATTGGGTTGCAATTACCAATGCGTAGAAAGCCTGCAGATAACATACATGAGATAGTGGAGGCTCTTCTGCAAAAGTACCTCCAAGAGAGAGAACAG CAACCTTCAGCAGTTGCTATCTTGGATTCAAGATCAGATGCTTCAGCACATGCAATTAAACTTTTAACTGAGaacagagaaaagagaaaattggACTCAAATATCATTGAAATGGAGGAAATCAAAGAAATTGAAGCTTCCACAGAAAGTAGCACAAGCGTGTCCTCTCTGGAGAttcaagaaaagaaagcaaataatTCTAAAACAATTAAG CCTGCTGATGCTATTGTTAAAGTTTCTAGCTCTAATTCTCTTAGCTTTGCAAGTGGATTCTTCAATGATATGAAAAACTCTGGCAATTTTGATTTGAAAGCGAATGGGGATATGGTAATAGGGGAACAGCATATTACTCCaactgaagaaaataaaatcggCAATTCATCATTAGCTCATGGAGAAAAAGGAATGCTTCAAAAAGCCAATCAG CTCTCAAATGCGGTTGTGAAGCATACCTATCGTGATGCGCTCAAACAACCAGCTTTTATCTATGGGAGGAATAAATCTTCTGAATCCCAATTAAGTGCTTCAAGACtagcaaagaaagaaaactgTGGTGTCAAGCGAAAGCTAATTGGTTTTGTTCCACAAACTTCTCAACAAGAGGGTATCAGTGATTCAAAAGTTCCTATGATGAACAAGATTGATTCTTCAAATTCGCAGTCAAAGACAGAAGTAGATGTAAGAAACCTTGTACAAATTGTGACCAAGAGTCAACATCTTGCGTTGACTTTGGAGGATCAGATAGGGAAAAGTACAACCGAGACTGAACCTGAGGAGGTAAGAGAACCACATCTTGGATCTCATAAGGCTATTGTTGTTTATGACAAGAAGTCCCACTTAAATGTGGACGTGAAACCAAAAACAGCCATGGGGAAGAAGAAATTTCAAACGTATACAAAAAGTGTCCAAGGACGGACTCTCTCAGCGGCAGAGATTGAATTGCAAACACCCATTTCAAAAGCCAAAAGACAACCAAAATCTGACATTCATGATGACAGTGCCCCTTTAAGTCAGCTTATAGTATGGAAGCCTTTAAAGAAGTCGGTTCAGCCTGACCATTGTACCAAAGAGCATGGTAAAATGgtcaaaaaggaaaaggaacaaTGGCacaattgtgagattgaatttaaaGATCCAATCTTAGAGtcgaaaaggaaaaggaaacacGCCTCAAGTTTGCCATTCTCTGCTGGGAGTAATGTACACGCCTCAAGTTTGCCATTCTCTGCTGGGAGTAATGTCTTGGCTGCAAACATGGACGACTCGGTTTCGCCAAGCAATGGAACTGTCAGTGGTTGTAAAGCTCTTCAAATGGTGAAGTCATCTCCCTTGGCTGTTGATAGCAGTGGGTGGGCTATTGTTCCTGTGCCTTCTGCAACATTTAACTTTGCGGACTTGAAAGTACCTGAACTGAAGGCCATTGCAAAGAAACGGAAACTGAAAAAGTTCCATAAGCTTAAAAAGAAGGATCTGATTGAACTCCTTGAGCATCCATCATGTCAGTAA